The Magnolia sinica isolate HGM2019 chromosome 9, MsV1, whole genome shotgun sequence genome contains a region encoding:
- the LOC131255048 gene encoding uncharacterized protein LOC131255048, whose translation MRKYNIQHSFSTPYYPPANGLAKAFNKTIVKILKKTIAGNKRDWEEKLQEALWAYRTTHRTAMKATPYSLVYGVEPVIPIEMQVALLRVIFKVYQKHQPFCQVKSAKYVHVINCQNANDNADDYRQWSMPMNYHENRSSDEKAKCKDYNGP comes from the exons ATGCGGAAATATAATATTCAGCATTCGTTCTCGACGCCCTACTATCCACCAGCTAATGGATTAGCTAAAGCTTTTAACAAaacaattgtgaaaatattgaagaaaactaTTGCAGGAAATAAACGTGATTGGGAAGAGAAGTTGCAAGAAGCTTTGTGGGCTTATAGAACCACTCATCGTACTGCCATGAAAGCGACACCATACTCTCTAGTCTACGGGGTTGAACCTGTTATCCCTATAGAGATGCAAGTTGCTTTGCTCAGAGTG ATTTTCAAGGTGTATCAAAAGCATCAGCCATTTTGTCAGGTGAAAAGCGCCAAATATGTACATGTTATCAATTGCCAAAATGCCAATGATAACGccgatgattatcgccaatgGTCAATGCCAATGAATTATCACGAGAATAGGTCGTCGGATGAAAAAGCTAAATGCAAAGATTACAACGGACCATAA